Proteins from one Malaya genurostris strain Urasoe2022 chromosome 2, Malgen_1.1, whole genome shotgun sequence genomic window:
- the LOC131432317 gene encoding NAD-dependent protein deacetylase Sirt6 produces MSCNYADGLSDYQNKGILGVPEIFDDDETVDQKCAQLAKLIQGATHVVVHTGAGISTSAGIPDFRGPNGVWTLERKGEKPKMNVGFDEAIPTKTHMALKKLVEAGFIKYVISQNIDGLHLRSGLERKYLAELHGNMFIEQCLKCRRQYVRSKPTPTVGKKLTGEVCKGTKNSRACRGGNLIDNILDWEHDLPENDLDMAFMHSALADVNICLGTTLQIVPSGNLPLRNKRYGGSLVICNLQPTKHDKKADLIISTYVDTVIEKVAKRLGVEIPSYTEEIDPTKANPCSLEWTIPSKDVRALDKQYSQNIREKSNIRKHGLNNSFKEEMDDFKLKSKKLKKEKVDSLPNNSEKKNEADLSHNN; encoded by the exons ATGTCATGTAACTATGCTGATGGTTTATCTGATTATCAGAATAAAGGCATCTTAGGAGTACCAGAG atttttgatgaCGATGAAACAGTAGATCAAAAATGCGCACAACTAGCCAAATTGATTCAAGGGGCTACCCATGTCGTGGTACATACGGGTGCTGGAATAAGTACAAGTGCTGGCATACCCGATTTTCGAGGTCCGAATGGTGTTTGGACATTGGAACGGAAAGGTGAAAAACCGAAAATGAATGTTGGTTTTGATGAAGCTATTCCAACCAAGACTCACATGGCTTTGAAAAAGTTAGTAGAGGCTGGATTTATAAAATATGTCATAAGTCAAAACATAGATGGATTGCATTTGCGCTCCGGATTGGAGCGTAAATATCTTGCAGAATTGCATGGTAATATGTTCATTGAGCAGTGTCTCAAGTGCCGTCGTCAGTATGTCCGCAGCAAACCAACCCcaacagtggggaaaaaacttaCAGGTGAAGTTTGTAAGGGAACCAAAAATTCTCGTGCCTGCCGGGGTGGCAATTTAATCGATAATATACTAGACTGGGAGCATGACCTACCAGAGAACGATTTAGATATGGCATTCATGCATTCCGCGCTGGCAGATGTGAATATATGTCTGGGCACAACACTGCAGATTGTCCCTAGTGGCAACCTACCGCTTAGGAATAAGCGTTATGGTGGAAGTCTTGTTATTTGTAATTTGCAGCCAACAAAGCAC GACAAAAAAGCCGATCTCATAATCTCGACATATGTGGATACAGTGATCGAGAAAGTAGCAAAGCGTCTAGGAGTGGAAATTCCATCCTACACGGAGGAAATTGATCCAACGAAAGCTAATCCGTGCTCACTTGAGTGGACGATTCCTTCGAAGGATGTTAGAGCATTGGACAAGCAGTATTCGCAAAATATACGTGAAAAGTCAAACATTCGCAAACACGGTCTGAATAATAGTTTCAAAGAAGAAATGGATGATTTCAAACTGAAatcaaagaaattgaaaaaagaaaaagttgaCTCGTTACCCAACAACTCAGAAAAGAAGAATGAAGCTGATTTGTCACACAATAATTAG